The following are encoded in a window of Castanea sativa cultivar Marrone di Chiusa Pesio chromosome 5, ASM4071231v1 genomic DNA:
- the LOC142634532 gene encoding protein S40-6-like, translating to MAKGRKLTTSRSERFLGSYGGGYGGVYGNGQGSNGTDSSELGEEDVWSMVDSNSNSNNFGDDYNSNSQQGDWSPRANGIFRRRIPRDDRHVGGLSLAFDGNDASSMTNNTASTTMASSSSRVVHQYRGNDGVSSATRGGGRHMATSAPVNVPDWSKILRVDSVESLHELDEVDEDGDSEMVPPHEYLAREYARSQKMAATSVFEGVGRTLKGRDMRRVRDAVWSQTGFDG from the coding sequence ATGGCCAAGGGTCGGAAATTGACGACAAGTCGTAGCGAGAGGTTTCTTGGGAGCTATGGCGGTGGGTATGGTGGTGTGTACGGCAACGGACAAGGCTCAAACGGCACGGACAGTTCGGAGCTCGGAGAAGAGGATGTTTGGTCCATGGTtgacagcaacagcaacagcaacaactTCGGAGATGACTATAATTCCAATTCCCAACAAGGAGACTGGAGTCCACGCGCCAACGGGATCTTTCGTCGCCGGATTCCGCGGGATGACCGCCACGTGGGCGGGCTGTCGTTGGCTTTCGACGGAAACGACGCGTCGTCGATGACGAATAATACTGCTTCTACGACGATGGCTTCTTCGTCGTCTAGAGTCGTGCACCAGTACCGCGGAAACGACGGCGTTTCTTCTGCGACGCGCGGCGGCGGGAGGCACATGGCCACGTCAGCGCCGGTGAACGTGCCGGACTGGAGCAAGATACTCCGGGTCGACTCGGTCGAGTCGCTGCACGAGTTGGACGAGGTTGACGAGGATGGTGACTCGGAGATGGTCCCACCGCACGAGTACCTGGCGCGTGAGTACGCGCGGAGCCAGAAAATGGCGGCCACCTCGGTTTTTGAAGGCGTGGGCCGGACCTTAAAGGGCCGGGACATGAGGCGGGTGAGAGATGCGGTTTGGAGCCAGACCGGGTTCGATGgttaa